The following proteins come from a genomic window of Mycobacterium sp. DL:
- a CDS encoding succinate dehydrogenase/fumarate reductase iron-sulfur subunit: protein MAAYDAKLRVWRGDPAGGDLQDYTVEVNDGEVVLDIIHRLQATQAGDLAVRWNCKAGKCGSCSAEINGRPRLLCMTRMSTFGEDETVTVTPLRTFPVMRDLVTDVSFNYEKAREIPSFTPPKDLQPGEYRMQQEDVNRSQEFRKCIECFLCQNVCHVVRDHEENKEAFSGPRYLMRQAELDMHPLDTLERRPEQAQEENGLGYCNITKCCTEVCPEHIKITDNALIPMKERAADRKYDPVVWLGNKLFRRK, encoded by the coding sequence ATGGCTGCCTACGACGCGAAACTACGAGTCTGGCGCGGCGACCCCGCCGGCGGCGATCTGCAGGACTACACCGTCGAGGTCAACGACGGCGAGGTGGTGCTCGACATCATCCACCGCCTGCAGGCCACCCAGGCGGGTGATCTCGCCGTGCGCTGGAACTGCAAGGCGGGCAAGTGCGGGTCCTGCTCGGCCGAGATCAACGGCCGGCCCCGGCTGCTGTGCATGACGCGGATGTCGACGTTCGGCGAGGACGAGACCGTCACGGTGACACCGCTGCGGACCTTCCCCGTGATGCGCGACCTGGTCACCGACGTCTCCTTCAACTACGAGAAGGCCAGGGAGATCCCGTCGTTCACGCCGCCGAAGGACCTTCAGCCCGGCGAGTACCGCATGCAGCAGGAGGACGTGAACCGCAGCCAGGAGTTCCGCAAGTGCATCGAGTGCTTCCTGTGCCAGAACGTCTGCCACGTGGTGCGTGACCACGAGGAGAACAAAGAGGCGTTCTCCGGCCCGCGTTACCTGATGCGGCAGGCCGAGCTGGACATGCACCCACTGGACACTCTGGAGCGTCGGCCCGAGCAGGCGCAGGAAGAGAACGGCTTGGGCTACTGCAACATCACCAAGTGCTGCACCGAGGTGTGCCCCGAACACATCAAGATCACCGACAATGCGCTGATCCCGATGAAGGAGCGCGCCGCGGACCGTAAGTACGACCCCGTGGTGTGGCTGGGCAACAAGCTCTTTCGCCGGAAGTAA